A region from the Pelecanus crispus isolate bPelCri1 chromosome 11, bPelCri1.pri, whole genome shotgun sequence genome encodes:
- the KMT5A gene encoding N-lysine methyltransferase KMT5A, protein MTAGGRAGHGSGAALPPLLLGKNMPKARAGGAEEASPESAERKGPGRPRAGGENVFIGQSKIYSYLNPNKTPGARPPLQEENSVMYHEVKCQGKTLKETYRKGDEKKNGGNIIEGAMKPEDQKDKESGCNSSVPSSDQNQETIETQKTPLPSDCADEANAKPAQKKMVKAKRGPRRKTQGRTPNRKVTDYYPVRRSSRKSKSELETEERRKIDELITSGKEEGMKIDYIDGKGRGVIATKHFNRGEFVVEYHGDLIEITDAKKREAVYAQDPSTGCYMYYFQYLSKTYCVDATKETNRLGRLINHSKCGNCQTKLHDIDGVPHLILIASRDIKAGEELLYDYGDRSKASIEAHPWLKH, encoded by the exons aTGACCGCGGGCGGCCGCGCCGGACATGGCTCAGGCGCCGCTCTTCCCCCCTTGCTCCTAGGGAAGAACATGCCCAAGGCCAgggcgggcggcgcggaggAGGCGAGCCCCGAGAGCGCCGAGAGGAagggccccggccgcccccgggccggcggg GAGAATGTGTTTATTGGTCAATCCAAAatctacagctacctgaatcCTAACAAAACTCCTGGTGCTCGCCCCCCACTTCAAGAAGAAAACTCTGTCATGTATCACGAGGTGAAATGTCAGGGCAAAACACTAAAGGAAACCTACAGGAAAGGAGATG aaaaaaagaatggtgGCAATATAATTGAAGGTGCTATGAAACCAGAAGACCAGAAGGATAAAGAAAGTGGGTGCAATAGTTCGGTGCCCTCCTCTGATCAAAACCAAGAAACCATAGAAACCCAAAAGACGCCCCTGCCTTCAGACTGTGCTGATGAGGCCAATGCAAAGCCAGCTCAGAAAAAGATGGTTAAAGCAAAACGTGGACCAAGGAGAAA AACTCAAGGAAGAACACCAAATCGAAAAGTGACAGATTATTACCCAGTTAGAAGAAGTTCCAGGAAGAGCAAATCTGAACTGGAG actgaggagagaaggaaaatagaTGAGCTAATTACAagtgggaaagaagaaggaatgaAG ATTGATTACATCGATGGCAAAGGGAGAGGAGTAATTGCTACTAAACATTTTAATCGAGGAGAATTTGTAGTTGAATATCATGGGGATCTCATAGAGATCACTGATGCTAAAAAGCGAGAAGCTGTGTATGCTCAAGATCCATCCACAGGCTGCTATATGTACTATTTTCAGTACCTCAGCAAAACGTACTG TGTTGATGCTACAAAAGAAACTAATCGTCTGGGAAGACTGATTAATCACAGCAAATGTGGCAATTGTCAGACGAAGCTTCATGACATTGATGGTGTGCCTCATCTCATACTGATAGCTTCCAGAGACATTAAAGCAGGTGAAGAACTGTTGTACGACTATGGAGACAGAAGCAAAGCTTCCATTGAAGCTCATCCGTGGCTGAAACACTAA
- the RILPL2 gene encoding RILP-like protein 2 has product MQQGREEEEEEEKDGGPERALEKSPFQLTAGDVYDISSVVGRDLLQLSTGPQVPAALARLQFRIVRVLEMLEALVSESSLAEEQLRMERDSLRQELETLRGEGSRGSAQQPTLGPDKMIIDLTDPNRPRFTLQELREVLQERNQLKAQLLVVQEELQCYKSGIISQGRDQTEELEKATSGSSPGTGKDSEEKTIIRRLFSFKHGK; this is encoded by the exons aTGCAGCAgggccgggaggaggaggaggaagaggagaaggatggCGGCCCGGAGAGGGCTCTGGAGAAGAGCCCCTTCCAGCTGACGGCCGGGGACGTCTACGACATCTCCTCCGTGGTGGGCCGGgacctgctgcagctcagcaccgGGCCGCAGGTGCCCGCCGCCCTGGCCCGGCTGCAGTTCAGGATCGTGAGGGTGCTGGAGATGCTGGAAGCGCTGGTGAGCGAGAGCAGCCTCGCCGAGGAGCAGCTGCGGATGGAGCGGGACAGCCTGCGGCAGGAGCTGGAGACGCTGCGGGGAGAGGGGTCCCGAGGCAGCGCCCAGCAG CCCACCCTTGGACCAGATAAAATGATAATAGACCTCACAGATCCAAATCGCCCCCGGTTCACATTACAGGAGCTGCGAGAAGTATTGCAAGAGCGTAACCAGCTGAAAGCTCAGCTTCTTGTGGTGCAAGAGGAGCTACAGTGCTATAAGAG TGGGATCATCTCACAAGGAAGGGACCAAactgaagaactggaaaaagccaccagtggcagcagccctggcacaggcaAGGACAGCGAAGAGAAGACAATCATCAGACGGCT gttctCTTTTAAACATGGAAAATGA
- the SNRNP35 gene encoding U11/U12 small nuclear ribonucleoprotein 35 kDa protein, which yields MNDWAPIAKEYDPLKAGSIDGTDEEPHDRAIWRAMLARYVPNKGVTGDPHLTLFVARLNLQTTEEKLKEVFSRYGDIRKIRLVRDLVTGFSKGYAFIEYKEERALLKAHRDANRLVIDQHEIFVDFELERTLKGWIPRRLGGGFGGKKESGQLRFGGRDRPFRKPINLPNMKNDFYGEGSAEKRNWSREGTRDWRARDRDHERSRDKRWPERERSWAWGESERERDAKEERSRGRERKDRDRKDRDRERSRERDTKKQRDDDKHR from the coding sequence ATGAATGACTGGGCCCCCATAGCAAAGGAGTATGACCCCCTCAAAGCCGGGAGCATCGATGGCACGGATGAGGAGCCCCACGACCGTGCCATATGGAGGGCTATGTTGGCACGCTACGTACCCAACAAGGGAGTTACAGGAGATCCTCACCTCACCCTCTTTGTAGCACGGCTCAATCTTCAGACAACAGAAGAGAAGTTAAAGGAGGTCTTTTCCCGGTATGGAGACATCAGAAAGATCCGTCTGGTTCGAGACCTGGTCACGGGATTTTCCAAGGGTTACGCATTTATTGAGTACAAAGAGGAGCGTGCTCTCTTGAAGGCCCACAGGGATGCCAACAGGCTGGTTATTGATCAACATGAGATCTTTGTAGACTTTGAACTGGAAAGAACTCTCAAAGGATGGATTCCTCGGAGGCTTGGAGGTGGTTTTGGAGGCAAAAAAGAATCCGGGCAGCTGCGGTTTGGAGGACGGGACAGACCTTTCCGAAAGCCCATCAATTTGccaaacatgaaaaatgatTTCTACGGAGAAGGAtcagcagagaagagaaactGGTCTCGTGAAGGAACAAGGGACTGGAGAGCAAGGGACCGAGACCATGAAAGGAGCAGAGACAAGCGATGGCCAGAAAGGGAGCGGTCGTGGGCTTGGGGtgaaagtgagagagagagggatgccaaagaggagaggagcagagggagggagaggaaggacagAGACAGGAAGGACAGGGATAGAGAGCGGAGCAGGGAAAGAGACACCAAGAAACAGAGAGACGATGATAAGCATCGATAG